CGCCGCTTCGCCTCCTCGAAGAGCCTGGTCGGCCAGACCATCATGGTGAACGGCTCGCCGAGGCTGGTCGCGGGAGTCATGCCCGCCGGCTTCGAGTTCCCGCTGCAGGACGCGCAATCGCTGCGCGGAACCGTCCAGATCTGGTCGCTGATGATCAACGAGCTGCCGCAGGGGGGGCGCGGCCCTTATTACCTCTGGGTGGTTGGACGTTTGAAAGCAGGGATCACGCCCAAGCAGGCGGCGGCCGAGTCGAACCAGATTGGCGCACAGGTCGCGCGCGAGCACCCGCTCGAGAACGGCAAGGTCACCTACACTGCCGCGCCGCTCAAGGAGAGCATGGTCTCCGAGGTCCGCCGCGCGCTCCTGCTGCTGCAGGGAGCGGTCGTCTTCGTTCTGTTGATCGCCGCGGCGAACGTCGCCAACCTGCTGCTGGCCCGCTCGGCCGCCCGCGAGCGCGAGATCGCGGTGCGCGCCGCGCTGGGAGCCGGCCGCGGCCGCATCCTTCGGCAGCTGCTGACGGAAGGGCTGCTCCTTGCGGCGCTCGGCGGAGCCGGGGGGCTGCTGCTGGCGCGATGGGGGACCGACTGGCTGGTGAGGATGAGCCCGGAGAGCCTTCCGCGCCTCCAGGAAGTCGGGATCGACGGACGCGTGTTGATCTTCACCGGCCTCACGGCGCTGGCCTGCGGGATCCTCGTCAGCCTGGCTCCTGGGCTGCGCACCCTGCGCTCCGATCTCAATACCGCCCTCAAGCAGGGGGCGCGCACGGGTGAGGATCGGGCTTCGCAGCGGACCTGGAGCGCGTTCGTGGTGGCGGAGGTGGCGCTGGCGGCCATGCTCCTGGTGGGCGCCGCCCTCATGCTGACCAGCTTCATCAAGCTGCAGTCGACCAGCCCCGGCTTCGAGCCGGCGAAAATCCGCACGGTGGCGCTCGAGCTGTCCGGGGCCCGCTACGACACCGATCCCAAGATCAACGCCTTCTGGGACCGCATGCTGGAAGAGGTGCGCGGCCTGCAGGGAGTCGAAGCCGCGGGAACCGGCACCAGTCTTCCGCCGCACCAGCTGACCGTCAGCGACAACTTCACGATCCCGGGAACGGAATTGGCGGCGCCGCCGCTGGCGGCCTGGCTCGCCGTCAGCCCCGATTACTTCCGCGCCCTGGGGGTCCCGATCCTCCACGGCCGGGACTTCACGCCGGCCGATCGCCAGGGGACGCCCTGGGTGACGATCATCAACGAGACGCTGGCGCGCCGCTATTTCAAGGATGTCGATCCAATCGGCCAGCATATAAAGATCGGCGGGCCGGAGCGTCCCAAGGCCCCGGTCCTGGAGATCGTCGGCGTCGCGGCCGACGTAAAGTTCGTGGGGCTCGATGCGGAGCCTTTCCCGGCCGATTACGAGCCGGCCGGACAAGTCGCCTGGGGCTCCACTTATCTGGTGGTGCGGGCCCGCGGCGACGAACAGGCGCTCGCGACCGCGTTGCGCGCTACGTTCAAGTCGCTCGATCCGGATATGCCCATTCCGGTAATCCGCACCATGCAGGAGAACATCTCCGACTCGGTCGCGTCGCCGCGCTTCCGGACGCTGCTCCTGTCGATTCTCGGCGGGACCGGTCTGCTCCTGGCGGTCATCGGCGTTTACGGCGTGATTTCCTATTCGGTGGTGCGGCGCACGCGTGAAATCGGCGTGCGCATGGCGCTGGGGGCGGGGCCGCGCAACATCCTGCGCTCCGTCGTCGGACGGGGCCTGCTGCTGACCGGCGCAGGACTTCTCCTCGGCATGGGGGGAGCGCTGGCGCTGAGCCGGCTGTTGTCGGGTCTGCTGTTCGGCGTTACCGCCACCGATCCCCGGATCTATGTCCTCGCCTGCGTCTTCTTCCTGGCGATAGCGCTGTTGGCCTGTTATTTCCCCGCCCGCCGGGCCGCGCGGGTGGATCCGCTCGTCTCGCTGCGATGCGATTGAGGGCTCGATGAACACACTGCTCCAGGACGTCCGGTACGGCTTGCGCATGCTGCGCAAGAGCCCCGGATTCACGGCAGTCGGGGTCCTCTCCCTGGCGCTCGGAATCGGGGCGAACACCACGATCTTCACGCTCCTGAACGCCGTCTTCCTCCAGCCGCTGCCGGTGAAGGACCTGGGGAGCCTGGTGTCGGTCTTCACCACCGATTCCAAGAACACCGGCCGGTTCCTCGACTTCATGCCGATGTCGAATCCCAACTACCGCGACTATCGCGAGCAGTGCGATGCCTTCTCGGATCTGATCGGCACCTCCGGGGTGGGCGCCAGCGTCACCGCCGGCAAGGGCGACCCGGAGGTTGCCTTCGCCATGCTGGCGACGGGTAATTATTTCGACGCCCTCGGAGTGCACTTCGCCACCGGGCGCGGCTTCCTCCCCGAGGAGGACGGCACCCCGGGCGGCCATCCCGTCGCCGTCTTGAGCCACGGCTTCTGGAAGCGCCGCTTCGGCTCCGATGCCACCCTGGTGGGCAAGACGCTCACCCTGAGCGGCAAGACCTACACGGTGGTGGGCATCGCAC
This region of Candidatus Polarisedimenticolia bacterium genomic DNA includes:
- a CDS encoding ABC transporter permease encodes the protein MSNFLQDLRYGVRLLLRSPGFAAAAVVTLALGIGANTALFSVVSGILLRPLPYPQPDRLMSLWMSDKGYPGRRPLGLADFNDWRSGTKAFEAAAAYTDNTFILTGSGEPEKVRGAAVTHEFFQALGVSPILGSGFAPGEDAPGAPRRVVLSRQLWERRFASSKSLVGQTIMVNGSPRLVAGVMPAGFEFPLQDAQSLRGTVQIWSLMINELPQGGRGPYYLWVVGRLKAGITPKQAAAESNQIGAQVAREHPLENGKVTYTAAPLKESMVSEVRRALLLLQGAVVFVLLIAAANVANLLLARSAAREREIAVRAALGAGRGRILRQLLTEGLLLAALGGAGGLLLARWGTDWLVRMSPESLPRLQEVGIDGRVLIFTGLTALACGILVSLAPGLRTLRSDLNTALKQGARTGEDRASQRTWSAFVVAEVALAAMLLVGAALMLTSFIKLQSTSPGFEPAKIRTVALELSGARYDTDPKINAFWDRMLEEVRGLQGVEAAGTGTSLPPHQLTVSDNFTIPGTELAAPPLAAWLAVSPDYFRALGVPILHGRDFTPADRQGTPWVTIINETLARRYFKDVDPIGQHIKIGGPERPKAPVLEIVGVAADVKFVGLDAEPFPADYEPAGQVAWGSTYLVVRARGDEQALATALRATFKSLDPDMPIPVIRTMQENISDSVASPRFRTLLLSILGGTGLLLAVIGVYGVISYSVVRRTREIGVRMALGAGPRNILRSVVGRGLLLTGAGLLLGMGGALALSRLLSGLLFGVTATDPRIYVLACVFFLAIALLACYFPARRAARVDPLVSLRCD